The Methanoculleus marisnigri JR1 genome window below encodes:
- a CDS encoding putative immunity protein translates to MKKYSRQDQTTMAAWAADCAERVLPLFEAAYPGDDRPRRAIETGRTWVRTGVFTMAEIRGASLAAHAAAREAKGNDAAHFAARAAGQAVATAHVPQHAYGGAYYALKAVAAADPANAAVSVAREREWQAGRLPAGLREEIMGRIVVQERGGVVVVKLRKGEGF, encoded by the coding sequence ATGAAGAAATACAGCAGACAGGATCAGACAACGATGGCGGCCTGGGCCGCGGACTGCGCCGAGCGGGTGCTTCCCCTCTTTGAAGCGGCCTATCCCGGGGACGACCGGCCGCGGAGGGCCATTGAGACGGGCAGGACATGGGTCCGGACGGGTGTCTTCACGATGGCCGAGATCCGCGGGGCTTCGCTCGCCGCCCATGCCGCCGCCCGCGAAGCGAAGGGAAACGACGCGGCTCACTTCGCTGCGCGGGCCGCGGGCCAGGCTGTGGCGACCGCACACGTCCCCCAGCACGCCTACGGGGGCGCTTATTACGCTTTGAAAGCCGTCGCGGCGGCGGACCCGGCGAATGCCGCGGTGAGTGTTGCCCGGGAGCGGGAGTGGCAGGCGGGAAGGCTCCCCGCGGGGCTGCGGGAGGAGATCATGGGGAGGATTGTTGTTCAGGAACGCGGGGGCGTGGTTGTTGTTAAATTGAGGAAGGGGGAGGGGTTTTGA
- a CDS encoding Fic family protein, with product MERYPDNRAGVFVRQDGYDAFIPHPLPPPDLVFDEGILYLLSRADGALARLDGVTQVLPNPDLFVAMYIKKEALLSSQIEGTQASLQGVLEFEAHIRPRDDINEIQEVLNYIKALHHGIEKLGFSPLSLDLMNEIHRFLIQGTRGSHKLPGRLRHVQNWIGVPGGTIQDAVFVPPPPEQVPGLMQDLEQFIQSHDRTPTLVKAALIHAQLETIHPYLDGNGRMGRLMITFYLCSKDVLARPLLYLSYYLKRNREKYYTLLNGIRYQGNWEAWLEFFLQGVIEVSNNSIETAKRIIQLKETLIEKLLENNIGGVNAVKLIDTLFDHPIITIGQITEELRISRQAATKLVGKFEDIGIVEEITGKERYKQYMFVDYVRIIEEGTRI from the coding sequence ATGGAGAGGTATCCCGATAATAGAGCGGGGGTCTTCGTCCGCCAAGATGGGTATGACGCGTTTATTCCGCACCCTTTACCGCCCCCGGACCTGGTTTTCGATGAGGGAATTCTCTATCTATTATCGAGAGCCGATGGCGCTCTTGCCCGCCTTGACGGAGTTACCCAGGTGCTCCCGAACCCGGACCTTTTCGTGGCGATGTACATTAAAAAGGAGGCGCTGTTAAGTTCGCAGATCGAGGGTACGCAGGCATCCCTTCAGGGTGTTCTCGAATTCGAAGCCCACATCCGGCCCAGAGACGACATCAACGAGATCCAGGAGGTCTTGAACTACATAAAAGCGCTTCATCACGGCATAGAGAAACTGGGGTTCTCACCCCTGTCTCTTGATCTGATGAATGAAATTCACCGCTTTTTGATTCAGGGGACGCGGGGATCGCATAAACTTCCAGGCCGGTTACGGCACGTTCAGAACTGGATCGGTGTACCGGGAGGAACCATCCAGGATGCAGTATTCGTTCCGCCGCCGCCGGAGCAGGTTCCGGGGCTTATGCAGGATCTGGAGCAATTTATCCAGAGCCACGATAGAACGCCGACGCTTGTGAAGGCTGCTCTCATCCACGCTCAACTGGAAACGATCCATCCGTACCTGGATGGCAACGGGAGAATGGGCCGGTTGATGATCACGTTTTATCTCTGCTCTAAGGACGTCCTGGCGAGGCCGCTGTTGTATCTCAGTTATTATCTGAAGAGAAATCGGGAGAAGTACTATACGCTCCTCAACGGCATCCGGTACCAGGGGAACTGGGAGGCGTGGCTGGAGTTCTTCCTTCAGGGCGTAATAGAGGTATCCAATAATTCCATCGAAACAGCAAAGAGAATCATTCAACTCAAGGAAACGCTGATTGAAAAATTGCTGGAGAACAATATCGGCGGCGTCAATGCGGTTAAACTGATCGATACGCTCTTTGATCACCCCATCATCACAATAGGGCAGATAACAGAGGAATTGCGCATCAGTCGTCAGGCCGCAACCAAGCTTGTAGGAAAATTCGAGGATATCGGTATCGTGGAAGAGATCACCGGGAAGGAACGGTATAAGCAGTACATGTTTGTGGATTACGTCAGGATCATCGAGGAAGGGACGCGAATATAG
- a CDS encoding GNAT family N-acetyltransferase: MIFLRQITQDDIAVIKGWPPYPAEFSDLDYALRDRGWLDEYSQRPDADILIADDEGTIAGFSIIAREPGGIAEFRIALHPERCGRGVGRTVIYLSLVHGFSDTATGTIRLIVRKNNPRAKRLYEEMHFRTTGECIEEIQGKPVEFYRMEINRITFYGADT; the protein is encoded by the coding sequence ATGATCTTCCTTCGTCAAATCACCCAGGACGACATTGCCGTCATCAAAGGATGGCCTCCCTACCCTGCTGAATTCAGCGATCTCGATTACGCGCTCAGAGACAGGGGCTGGCTGGATGAATACTCGCAAAGACCCGACGCGGATATTCTTATCGCCGACGATGAAGGAACGATTGCCGGTTTTTCGATCATTGCACGCGAGCCCGGCGGCATTGCCGAGTTCCGGATCGCACTCCACCCGGAGAGATGCGGGCGAGGGGTAGGAAGAACCGTCATATATCTCTCACTCGTGCATGGATTTTCCGATACCGCAACCGGCACCATCCGCCTTATTGTACGGAAGAATAATCCGCGTGCAAAAAGACTGTATGAAGAGATGCACTTCCGAACTACCGGCGAGTGCATAGAGGAGATCCAGGGAAAACCTGTGGAGTTCTATCGGATGGAGATCAACAGGATTACATTTTACGGGGCCGATACATGA
- a CDS encoding cysteine hydrolase family protein, whose translation MMKEALLVIDVQNEYFSGNLPITYPKASLTSILQAMDAARAADVPVVVIRHTSTVPDAPSFRSGTPAWELHPEVKKRPYDLLIEKALPGSFTDTGLDAWLREHSVSSVTISGYMSQMCCDSTARQAFHNGYGVKFLSDATGTLSVTNRAGTISDADLHRAVLVTQQMRFSQVMTTAEWIRSLEIAYG comes from the coding sequence ATGATGAAGGAAGCATTACTGGTCATCGATGTCCAGAACGAATATTTCTCCGGCAATCTGCCGATAACATACCCGAAGGCGAGCCTGACCAGCATCCTTCAGGCGATGGACGCCGCACGTGCTGCAGATGTCCCGGTCGTGGTGATCCGGCACACCAGCACCGTTCCGGATGCCCCGTCGTTCCGGTCCGGAACCCCGGCATGGGAACTCCATCCCGAAGTGAAGAAGCGGCCGTATGACCTGCTCATCGAGAAGGCTCTGCCGGGGAGCTTCACCGATACCGGCCTTGATGCCTGGCTTAGAGAACATTCCGTCAGTTCCGTGACCATCTCCGGCTACATGTCCCAGATGTGCTGTGATTCGACCGCCCGGCAGGCATTCCATAACGGGTACGGCGTGAAATTCCTCTCGGATGCCACCGGGACGCTCTCCGTTACCAACCGGGCCGGGACGATCTCCGATGCCGACCTTCACCGGGCAGTCCTCGTGACCCAGCAGATGCGATTCTCGCAGGTGATGACGACCGCAGAATGGATCCGGTCGCTGGAAATTGCGTATGGGTAG
- a CDS encoding ACT domain-containing protein, translating to MSKTIITVVGKDAVGIIAKVCTYLADNQVNVEDISQTIVQGYFNMMMIVDTGRSTKPYAGMVTELDDLGEEIGVKIRCQREDIFTKMHRI from the coding sequence ATGAGCAAGACAATCATTACCGTCGTCGGAAAGGATGCCGTCGGCATTATCGCGAAGGTCTGCACGTATCTTGCCGATAACCAGGTCAATGTCGAGGACATCTCGCAGACGATCGTGCAGGGCTACTTCAATATGATGATGATCGTCGATACCGGCAGATCGACAAAACCGTATGCCGGGATGGTAACCGAACTCGACGACCTCGGCGAGGAGATCGGTGTTAAGATCCGGTGCCAGCGGGAAGACATCTTCACGAAGATGCACCGCATCTGA
- a CDS encoding PFL family protein, which translates to MINILEVNETNKMIEQEKLDVRTITLGISLLDCCDSDLDAFNRNIYDKITRLGKDLVSTGREIELEYGIPIVNKRISVTPIALVAGRACRSEEDFVEVAKTLDKAARDTGVNFLGGYSAIVSKGTTPTDEALIRSIPAALAATGRVCSSVNIGSTKTGINMDAVKLMGEIVRETAEATKENNSLGCAKLVVFCNAPDDNPFMAGAFHGVSEADAVINVGVSGPGVIKHALEDVRGKNFEVLCETVKRTAFKVTRAGQLVAQEASERLGIPFGIVDLSLAPTPSVGDSVAGILEEMGLESVGAPGTTAALALLNDQVKKGGIMASSFVGGLSGAFIPVSEDQGMIDAVNRGALTIEKLEAMTCVCSVGLDMIAIPGDTPASTISGIIADEAAIGMINNKTTAVRLIPVIGKDLGDTVEFGGLLGHAPVQRVNGFGCADFINRGGRIPAPIHSFKN; encoded by the coding sequence ATGATCAATATTCTCGAGGTGAACGAGACCAACAAGATGATCGAGCAGGAGAAGCTCGATGTCCGGACCATCACGCTCGGCATCAGCCTTCTCGACTGCTGCGACTCCGATCTCGACGCCTTCAACCGGAACATCTACGACAAGATCACCCGACTGGGCAAAGACCTCGTCTCGACCGGGAGGGAGATCGAGCTCGAGTACGGGATCCCGATCGTGAACAAGAGAATATCCGTAACCCCCATCGCACTCGTCGCCGGGCGGGCCTGCAGGTCCGAGGAGGATTTCGTAGAGGTTGCAAAGACGCTGGATAAAGCCGCACGGGACACGGGGGTCAACTTCCTCGGGGGCTACTCGGCCATCGTCTCGAAAGGCACGACCCCGACCGACGAAGCCCTCATTCGCTCAATCCCGGCGGCTCTCGCCGCGACCGGGAGGGTCTGCAGTTCGGTGAACATCGGCTCGACGAAGACCGGGATCAACATGGACGCCGTGAAACTGATGGGGGAGATCGTGCGGGAGACCGCCGAGGCGACGAAGGAGAACAACTCCCTCGGCTGCGCGAAACTCGTCGTCTTCTGTAACGCCCCCGACGACAACCCGTTCATGGCCGGGGCGTTTCACGGCGTCTCCGAGGCCGATGCGGTCATCAACGTGGGCGTGAGCGGCCCGGGGGTCATCAAGCACGCGCTCGAGGATGTCCGGGGCAAGAACTTCGAGGTTCTCTGCGAGACGGTCAAGCGGACGGCCTTCAAGGTGACCCGCGCCGGGCAGCTCGTCGCCCAGGAGGCGTCGGAGAGGCTCGGGATCCCGTTCGGGATCGTGGATCTCTCTCTTGCCCCCACGCCCTCCGTCGGGGACAGCGTCGCCGGGATCCTCGAGGAGATGGGGCTCGAGTCGGTCGGTGCGCCGGGGACGACGGCCGCCCTCGCCCTCTTAAACGACCAGGTGAAGAAGGGAGGGATCATGGCGAGCTCCTTTGTCGGCGGGCTTTCGGGCGCGTTCATCCCCGTCAGCGAGGACCAGGGGATGATCGATGCGGTGAACCGCGGTGCCCTCACGATCGAGAAACTCGAGGCGATGACCTGCGTATGCTCGGTCGGCCTCGATATGATCGCGATCCCGGGCGACACACCCGCCTCGACGATATCCGGCATCATCGCGGACGAAGCCGCGATCGGGATGATCAACAACAAGACGACCGCTGTCCGGCTGATCCCGGTGATAGGAAAGGATCTCGGCGACACCGTCGAGTTCGGCGGGCTGCTGGGGCATGCACCGGTCCAGAGGGTGAACGGGTTCGGCTGCGCCGACTTCATCAACCGCGGCGGACGGATTCCCGCACCGATTCACAGTTTCAAGAACTGA
- a CDS encoding GNAT family N-acetyltransferase has protein sequence MTKTEVGVAVDWAEREGWNPGLSDGECYFAIDPQAFFAVLLDGRLIGSFSIVVYSDEFAFGGFYMLEPEYRGQGIGLAIMEHIDRLAGPYNFGIDGVFEMQARYRAHGFLFSHRNIRYEGLGGGSRPPGLTDAADVPFDALVRYDARHFPAERPAFLRHWLAQPGATALGVLEVGEVRGYGQVRPCRRGAKIGPLFADTPEIAERIYCGLAAAVPGQPLFLDVPEPNRAGILLAERHGMVPVFGTARMYTKEIPDLPLDECYGVTSFETG, from the coding sequence ATGACGAAGACCGAGGTCGGGGTCGCGGTCGACTGGGCGGAACGGGAGGGCTGGAACCCCGGCCTCTCCGACGGAGAATGCTACTTCGCGATCGACCCGCAGGCGTTCTTCGCGGTGCTTCTCGACGGCCGCCTGATCGGCTCGTTCTCGATCGTGGTCTATTCGGACGAGTTCGCCTTCGGCGGGTTTTACATGCTGGAACCAGAATACCGCGGGCAGGGGATCGGCCTTGCGATCATGGAGCACATCGACCGGCTCGCCGGGCCCTACAACTTCGGGATCGACGGGGTCTTCGAGATGCAGGCCCGCTACAGGGCCCACGGCTTCCTCTTCTCGCACCGGAACATCAGGTACGAGGGTCTCGGAGGGGGTTCCCGTCCTCCGGGCCTCACGGACGCCGCGGACGTTCCCTTCGACGCCCTCGTCCGCTACGACGCCCGACACTTCCCGGCAGAGCGGCCGGCGTTCCTCCGCCACTGGCTGGCGCAGCCGGGCGCGACGGCGCTGGGGGTCCTCGAGGTCGGGGAGGTCCGCGGCTACGGACAGGTGCGGCCGTGCCGCAGGGGCGCGAAGATTGGTCCGCTCTTTGCAGATACGCCCGAGATCGCCGAACGGATCTACTGCGGCCTTGCGGCGGCGGTCCCCGGTCAGCCGCTCTTCCTCGACGTGCCGGAGCCGAACCGCGCCGGTATTCTTCTCGCAGAGCGGCACGGGATGGTTCCGGTCTTCGGCACGGCACGGATGTACACGAAGGAGATCCCCGACCTCCCGCTTGATGAGTGCTACGGCGTCACGAGTTTCGAGACCGGGTGA
- a CDS encoding VOC family protein translates to MPKIDVTVQYPVVITPNLEDCRDFYVEHFGFDVVFDADWYVQLRHANGIELGFMKPGLSSQPGFLHDAYDGKGIIVTYDVADAGREYEKAQKIEGVKIVYPYIEEEWGQKHFILEDPAGVFVDIVEQAS, encoded by the coding sequence ATGCCGAAAATAGATGTGACCGTACAGTATCCCGTCGTCATCACCCCGAATCTCGAGGATTGCAGGGACTTTTACGTCGAACACTTCGGTTTCGACGTCGTCTTCGATGCCGACTGGTACGTGCAGTTGAGGCACGCAAACGGTATCGAACTCGGGTTCATGAAACCCGGGCTCTCCAGCCAGCCCGGGTTTCTCCACGACGCGTACGACGGAAAGGGCATCATCGTCACCTACGATGTGGCGGACGCCGGAAGAGAGTACGAGAAGGCGCAAAAGATTGAGGGCGTAAAGATCGTATATCCCTACATCGAGGAAGAGTGGGGCCAGAAACACTTCATCCTCGAAGATCCGGCCGGCGTGTTCGTCGATATCGTCGAGCAGGCCTCGTAA
- a CDS encoding flavodoxin family protein, whose protein sequence is MKVLGISGSPRARGNTARLLAEVLRGVSDAGGEVSAASLSEYTIAGCVGCERCRLDKTCTRFNDGMTMLYPRIVEADALVLGSPVYHYNVTSQMKAFIDRLYAFYDFTDERPRGYSSRLAGRKRKAMVFAVGEQADPADLGVALEALSLPLRPLGYEVVAELPVLNCFEPGIVGTKKEVLEQAYRCGRDLAAALSGA, encoded by the coding sequence ATGAAGGTGCTCGGCATCAGCGGGAGCCCGAGGGCGAGGGGGAACACCGCCCGCCTCCTGGCGGAGGTTCTCCGCGGGGTCTCCGACGCAGGCGGCGAGGTGAGCGCCGCCAGTCTTTCCGAATATACCATCGCCGGCTGCGTCGGTTGCGAGCGGTGCAGGCTTGATAAGACCTGCACCCGCTTCAACGACGGCATGACGATGCTGTACCCCCGCATCGTGGAAGCGGATGCGCTCGTTCTCGGTTCGCCCGTCTACCACTACAACGTCACCAGCCAGATGAAGGCGTTCATCGATCGGCTCTACGCCTTCTACGACTTCACCGACGAGCGTCCCCGGGGCTACTCCAGTCGTCTTGCGGGCCGGAAGCGCAAGGCCATGGTCTTTGCGGTGGGCGAGCAGGCGGACCCCGCCGACCTCGGTGTTGCACTCGAAGCGCTCTCCCTGCCGCTCCGGCCGCTCGGCTACGAGGTGGTTGCCGAACTCCCGGTCCTCAACTGTTTCGAGCCGGGGATCGTCGGGACGAAGAAGGAGGTTCTGGAGCAGGCATACCGGTGCGGCCGGGACCTTGCGGCGGCGCTCTCCGGGGCCTGA
- a CDS encoding cupin domain-containing protein produces MKPAVIRREEGVNLEKRGVRMRVYTAEGAPAGVVYQETESGHAEEFCHEKSAFIYYIVEGEGIYVIDGVEHRVRPGDVVVVPPGNSIYFRGRLRQVLVTVPPWEESGERHIRDVEV; encoded by the coding sequence ATGAAACCGGCGGTCATCAGGCGCGAGGAGGGGGTTAATCTCGAGAAGCGCGGTGTTAGAATGCGGGTCTATACGGCAGAGGGCGCCCCGGCCGGGGTCGTCTACCAGGAGACGGAATCGGGGCATGCGGAAGAGTTCTGCCACGAGAAGAGCGCGTTCATCTATTACATCGTCGAGGGGGAGGGGATCTACGTCATCGACGGCGTCGAGCACCGGGTCCGGCCGGGAGACGTCGTCGTCGTGCCGCCGGGAAACAGCATCTATTTCCGGGGCCGTCTTCGGCAGGTGCTCGTCACCGTCCCCCCGTGGGAGGAGTCCGGCGAGCGGCATATCCGGGATGTCGAGGTGTGA
- a CDS encoding YbgA family protein — translation MTREYPRPRLVVSRCIEFDPCRYDGSKIPSPTVARLRKHADCIPVCPEVEIGLGIPRSTVRIVRIGGSDRLVQPATGRDVTEEMSAFAARFLDSLPPVDGFILKGGSPTSGTRNVRVYPSMEKSAAIAKSAGFFAREVLKRYPDLPVEDELRLNNARIRDHFLSAVFTLAAFRGVEATQDREALVRFHADNKLLLLASSQKMLREAGRLVANRAEVRPGELFLRYRRMLSAALARPPRYTGNVNVLQHTLGYFRDRISDEEKAHYIRLIDRYREGHATLGEPRGLLRSWVIRFREPYLMNQSFFAPYPAELVDLPGDVTDRGRDVWNGRGETSS, via the coding sequence ATGACCCGGGAATACCCCCGGCCCCGCCTCGTCGTCAGCCGCTGCATCGAGTTCGACCCGTGCCGCTACGACGGCTCGAAGATACCCTCCCCCACGGTGGCACGCCTGAGGAAGCATGCCGACTGTATCCCGGTCTGCCCGGAGGTCGAGATCGGGCTCGGCATCCCCCGCTCAACCGTCAGGATCGTCCGGATAGGGGGTTCCGATCGCCTCGTGCAGCCGGCTACCGGGCGGGACGTTACGGAGGAGATGTCCGCTTTCGCAGCCCGGTTCCTCGATTCCCTGCCCCCTGTCGACGGTTTTATCCTCAAAGGCGGCTCACCCACCTCGGGGACCCGGAACGTCCGGGTGTATCCGTCAATGGAAAAGTCCGCGGCGATCGCGAAGTCCGCAGGATTCTTCGCCCGCGAGGTGCTGAAGCGATACCCGGATCTCCCCGTAGAAGACGAACTGCGCCTGAACAATGCACGGATCCGCGACCACTTCCTCTCCGCGGTCTTTACCCTGGCGGCGTTCCGGGGTGTTGAAGCAACTCAGGATCGGGAAGCCCTCGTGCGGTTCCATGCAGACAACAAGCTCCTCCTGCTCGCCTCGAGCCAGAAGATGCTACGGGAGGCAGGAAGGCTCGTAGCAAACCGGGCAGAGGTCAGACCGGGAGAACTCTTCCTCCGGTATCGCCGGATGCTCTCTGCGGCGCTCGCACGGCCTCCCCGGTATACCGGCAACGTCAACGTTCTCCAGCACACCCTGGGCTATTTCCGCGACCGCATCTCAGACGAGGAGAAAGCGCATTACATCAGGCTGATCGACCGTTACAGGGAAGGCCACGCGACGCTGGGCGAACCCCGCGGCCTGCTCCGTTCATGGGTTATCCGGTTCCGGGAGCCGTACCTGATGAACCAATCGTTCTTCGCTCCATACCCCGCCGAACTCGTAGACCTGCCAGGCGATGTGACCGATCGCGGACGGGACGTCTGGAATGGCAGAGGGGAGACGTCATCGTAA
- a CDS encoding class I SAM-dependent methyltransferase, producing MHRIIDWNELWKALHAGSSERAEKDRDPAAHWDKRAAAYRRITQDEKKATEHELAILDIRPEDTVLDMGAGTGRLAVPIARTAAHVTALDPSEGMLSVLRERMAAEELTNYSTVTMRWEDTVIGRDVEPHDVVVAAFSLGFYDLAAALEKLDAAALRAVYLFWHAGEWRNPDEMALYRAVFGEAATVQKGYPDYIYPVNILHDAGIYPNVTIYRAVWDAVYDSPEEAVRTWAAMHNPGMEELAPVRDYFARALRKNESGKYVETTVRPTAAVWWEKTDG from the coding sequence ATGCACCGGATCATCGACTGGAACGAGCTCTGGAAGGCGCTTCACGCCGGTTCGTCCGAACGCGCCGAGAAAGACCGCGATCCCGCCGCCCACTGGGACAAACGCGCCGCCGCCTACCGGCGGATCACCCAGGACGAGAAGAAGGCGACCGAGCACGAACTCGCGATCCTGGACATCCGGCCGGAGGACACCGTGCTCGATATGGGTGCCGGGACGGGGAGGCTGGCCGTGCCGATTGCCCGAACCGCCGCCCACGTGACGGCCCTCGATCCCTCGGAAGGCATGCTCTCCGTCCTCCGGGAGCGGATGGCAGCGGAGGAGCTCACGAACTACTCCACGGTCACGATGCGGTGGGAGGATACCGTGATCGGCAGGGACGTCGAACCGCACGACGTCGTCGTCGCGGCGTTCTCGCTCGGGTTCTACGACCTCGCCGCCGCCCTCGAAAAACTTGATGCCGCGGCTCTCCGGGCGGTCTACCTCTTCTGGCACGCCGGCGAGTGGCGGAACCCCGATGAAATGGCGCTTTATCGGGCGGTCTTTGGGGAGGCGGCGACCGTCCAGAAGGGCTACCCGGACTACATCTACCCCGTCAACATCCTCCACGACGCCGGGATCTACCCGAACGTCACGATATACCGTGCCGTCTGGGACGCGGTCTACGACTCCCCCGAAGAGGCCGTCCGGACCTGGGCGGCGATGCACAACCCCGGGATGGAGGAACTCGCCCCCGTCAGGGATTACTTCGCACGCGCGCTCCGCAAAAACGAGTCCGGGAAGTACGTCGAGACGACGGTGCGGCCGACCGCGGCGGTCTGGTGGGAGAAGACGGACGGTTAA
- a CDS encoding phosphate ABC transporter substrate-binding protein, which yields MAGKSLSGATTVAVAGILVVFLMAAGCVGGQSSGSPTSEQITVTGSTTVLPIAEKAREAFEEEYTSAEIMVSGGGSSVGIKAVGEGTADIGMTSRDLKPAEIAGYPGIVRHHVADDAILLIVNPGNSVESLTLDEVRGIYNGTYTNWNQVGGSDQQIVVVGRDSASGTREFFSEYVLKNEDFVKTQEEFNSNGGIQQKVSRTPGAIGYVGLGYTEGVKVLSLDVDGTPVEPTLEKIKSKHYPISRPLFMLTNGEPDGLARQYLDFIMSAEGQEIVASVDYIPVQE from the coding sequence ATGGCAGGAAAGAGTCTGTCTGGTGCAACCACGGTTGCCGTCGCCGGCATCCTCGTGGTATTTCTCATGGCGGCCGGGTGTGTCGGCGGCCAGTCGTCCGGTTCTCCGACGTCGGAGCAGATCACGGTAACGGGCTCGACGACGGTGCTGCCCATCGCCGAAAAAGCGAGGGAAGCATTCGAAGAAGAATACACCTCTGCCGAGATCATGGTGAGCGGGGGAGGCTCGAGCGTCGGGATCAAAGCCGTCGGCGAGGGTACCGCGGATATCGGCATGACCTCGCGCGACCTCAAACCTGCGGAGATCGCAGGCTACCCCGGTATCGTCAGGCACCACGTCGCCGATGATGCGATCCTCCTCATCGTCAACCCGGGAAACAGCGTCGAGAGCCTCACGCTTGATGAGGTGCGGGGCATCTACAACGGCACCTACACGAACTGGAACCAGGTTGGCGGGTCCGACCAGCAGATCGTCGTTGTGGGAAGAGACAGTGCTTCGGGGACGCGGGAGTTCTTCTCGGAATACGTGCTGAAGAACGAGGACTTCGTCAAAACACAGGAGGAGTTCAACTCGAACGGCGGAATCCAGCAGAAGGTATCGCGGACTCCCGGCGCGATCGGCTACGTCGGCCTCGGCTACACCGAAGGCGTGAAAGTGCTCTCGCTGGACGTCGACGGAACCCCCGTCGAGCCCACGCTCGAGAAGATCAAGAGCAAACACTACCCGATCAGCCGGCCGCTCTTCATGCTGACGAACGGAGAGCCGGACGGTCTCGCACGGCAGTATCTCGACTTCATCATGAGCGCGGAAGGGCAGGAGATCGTGGCGAGCGTCGATTACATCCCGGTGCAGGAGTGA